The Helicobacter sp. 11S03491-1 genome includes a region encoding these proteins:
- a CDS encoding type I restriction-modification system subunit M, producing the protein MESVQQRAKLHRAIWKIAEDLRGSVDGWDFKTYVLGFLFYRFICENLKTYIKEEFPDVEDYSKIEYEQIKSYEDDIIDDKGFFISPEDLFENILKEIREDHSKLENLNMRLKEAFDNIENSCKGKASEDNFKDLFKDKDIDVNSAKLGNSNIERNKKLLKIMESINALELDYSNNKIDAFGDAYEFLMMMYASNAGRSGGEFFTPQEVSRLLVEITLSNKGIPNKVYDPACGSGSLLLQYKKSLKQDPKLGYFGQEENITTYNLARMNMFLHNVGYEKFHIAHGDTLVNPCEKHKNEEPFDAIVSNPPYSKKWEGKNNPILINDDRFSRAGVLAPTSKADLAFVMHILSWLSEKGSAAIVCFPGVLHRRGAEEKIRGYLVDNNYVDCIISLSDNLFFGTSIAVCIMVLRKNKQDNNTLFINASKEYIKVTNKNMLTEENIQNILSLYKKRENIDYLCSLADKGEIKANNYNLSVSSYIESEDTRQKVDIKSLNKEIEEIVKRQSELRIQIDSIVMELEKIS; encoded by the coding sequence ATGGAAAGTGTGCAGCAGAGAGCAAAACTACATAGAGCAATTTGGAAAATTGCAGAGGATTTGCGTGGGAGTGTTGATGGTTGGGACTTTAAGACTTATGTTTTGGGTTTTTTGTTTTATCGATTTATTTGTGAGAATTTGAAAACTTATATCAAAGAAGAATTTCCGGATGTTGAAGATTACTCAAAGATAGAGTATGAACAAATTAAGAGTTATGAGGATGACATCATTGATGACAAAGGTTTTTTTATCTCTCCTGAGGATTTATTTGAAAATATTTTAAAAGAAATCCGAGAAGATCACTCTAAATTAGAAAATCTTAATATGAGACTCAAAGAAGCATTTGATAATATTGAAAATTCTTGTAAAGGCAAAGCGAGCGAAGATAACTTTAAAGATCTTTTCAAAGATAAAGATATCGATGTAAATTCAGCTAAGCTTGGTAATAGCAATATTGAACGCAATAAAAAGTTGCTAAAGATTATGGAATCCATCAATGCGTTAGAACTTGATTATAGCAACAATAAAATCGATGCCTTTGGGGATGCTTATGAGTTTTTGATGATGATGTATGCGAGCAATGCAGGCAGAAGTGGTGGCGAGTTTTTTACTCCTCAAGAAGTCAGCAGGCTTTTAGTAGAAATTACTTTGAGTAATAAGGGAATTCCAAACAAAGTCTATGATCCTGCTTGTGGGTCAGGTTCATTGTTATTGCAATACAAAAAATCTCTAAAACAAGATCCGAAGTTGGGCTATTTTGGTCAAGAAGAAAATATCACTACTTATAATTTAGCGAGAATGAATATGTTTTTGCATAATGTTGGATATGAAAAATTTCATATCGCACACGGGGATACATTGGTAAATCCTTGTGAAAAACATAAAAATGAAGAACCTTTTGATGCTATCGTTAGTAATCCTCCTTATTCCAAAAAATGGGAAGGCAAAAATAATCCAATATTGATTAATGATGATCGTTTTAGTAGGGCAGGGGTTTTGGCTCCTACTTCTAAGGCAGATTTGGCATTTGTGATGCATATACTTTCTTGGCTTTCAGAGAAGGGAAGTGCAGCGATTGTCTGTTTTCCGGGTGTGCTGCATCGTAGAGGTGCAGAAGAGAAAATTAGGGGTTATTTGGTGGATAATAATTATGTTGATTGTATTATTTCATTGAGTGATAATCTCTTTTTTGGTACGTCTATTGCTGTTTGTATAATGGTATTGCGTAAAAATAAGCAAGATAATAATACCCTTTTTATCAACGCTTCTAAGGAATATATTAAGGTTACAAACAAAAATATGCTCACTGAAGAAAACATACAAAATATTTTGAGTCTCTATAAGAAACGCGAAAATATAGATTATCTTTGCTCATTAGCAGATAAAGGGGAAATCAAGGCAAATAACTATAATTTAAGCGTTTCAAGTTATATAGAGTCTGAAGATACACGTCAAAAAGTTGATATTAAATCTCTCAATAAAGAGATAGAAGAAATCGTAAAAAGGCAGTCAGAATTAAGGATACAGATAGATTCTATTGTGATGGAATTAGAAAAAATTTCCTAA